The Fusobacteriaceae bacterium DNA segment CAGGCGTCCGAGTCCGTAAAGCGCCTTGGATTCGCCGTCGAAAAGCATACAATTTTCGCCGGAAAAGCCGAGGGGCAGTTCCTGACCGACTTTGTATTCAACGCCCGCGAAAACCACAGCCGTAAGGACCGTTCCCGCCACTTCGACCTTGACAATGGTTTCCATGCCCGAGGGGAGGACGGACCAGACGGTTCCGCTTCCTTCGCCGCCGCCTATATCCACATACTCAGGGCGGATCCCCAGAATTACGGATTTTTTTCCGGAAAGGGCGGCGCATTTCTCCGAAGGCGTAAAGGAAAGTTTCAGTTTATCGGCTGAAATCAGGATCCCTTCGCCGGTTTCGCCGGTAATTTCCCCCTCGAGGTAATTGATCGCGGGATTCCCTACAAAGTCGCCCACAAAGGTATTGGCGGGCTCGTTGTAGACCGTGAGGGGCGGCGCGTACTGTTGCAGCAGACCGTCTTTCAAAAGACAGATCTTCGTGGAGAGCATCATGGCCTCCAACTGGTCGTGGGTCACGTAGACAAAGGTCGAGTCGCTCTGGAGATGGAGGCGTTTGAGTTCCGTACGCATATCCATCCGGAGCTTGGCGTCGAGGTTTGAGAGCGGCTCATCCATAAAGAGGACCCGGGGTTCCGTGGCGAGGGTCCTGGCGATGGCGACCCGCTGCTGCTGCCCGCCCGAGAGCTCGCTGGGGTATCTGTCCACATAAGCTTCGATTTTCAGCATTTCCAGAAGCTCTTTGAGCTTCGCGGCGATCCGTTCCTTGGACCATTTGAGATTTTCAAGACCGAAGGAGATGTTCTGCCGCACAGTCATATGGGGCCAGAGCGCGTAGTTTTGAAAAAGAAAGCCCACGTTTCTTTTGTCGGGCGGGACGTTGATCCCCTTTTCCGTAGACCAGACGGGGACCCCTCCGATCAAAATTTCCCCCGAAGTGGGATTCTCCAACCCCGCGATCATCCGAAGGGTCGTGGTCTTGCCGCAGCCCGAGGGACCCAACAGCGTGATAAAATCTCTATCGGCAATGTCGAGGCTCAAATTTTCCACGGCGACGCTTTTCCCGAATTTTTTGACGATATTCTTCAATACGATATCCGGCATGATTACCCCCCGATTCCTTTGTCGATGGAAGCTCCGGTCAGCTTGTTGACCCCGATGTTGAAGGCGACCACGACGATAATGATCAATAGATTGATGGCGTTGGCGTACTGGCTCCAGCCCTTTTCATTGTACTGGAATAGCATGGTGGTAAGGATCCGGTTGGCGGGCGTGATCAGCAGGATAAAGAGCGACAATTCCCGCATACAGGAGATAAAGGGCAAAAGATAGCCCGACAGGAAGCTCGACTTCTGGATCGGGAAAATGATCCGGGTCATCCGCTTCCACCAGCCGACGCCCTGGATCAGGGCCGCCTCCTCGATTTCCCCCGACAGCTGCATCATGGCGTTGACTCCGGCCCGGGACGCGAAGGGCAGGTATTTGACGGTCCCCACTAAGACCAGCAGGAAGAAGGTCCCGTAGAGGGAAGGAATAAAGAGATTCCTTTTGGAAAACATCGAGAGATAGATGGCGCCAAAGGCCATGGCCGGCATGAGGTAGGGGAAAAAGGCCAGATTGTTCACAAATGTCGAGAGCCGGTACATCTTCCCCTTGACAACGGCGTAACCGCACAAAACGCCCAGGGTACCCGCGGCCAGGGCGCAGGAAACCGAGAGCTTGACGCTGTTCCAGAGGCCCAGGTAAATATATTTGTTCCGCAAGATACCGGGTTCCCCGTTGGCCACATTGACCCTGCCGTCGCCGATCCAGAATTCCGCCGTAAAATTGGACAAGGCGTAGCGACCCGAGACCATCGTGAAAGACTCCACCGCGAAGGAGACCAGGGGCATGAGCGCGATAAAAACGAGGATTCCGATGATGGCCCCCGAGAGGATGTTCCGGAAGCCTCGTAAATCCACAAGGGAAATCTGAGAGCTCTTGCCGGTAATGGTTGTATAGGACTTGCGCTTTCCGGTGATCCATTGGTTGAAGGCCAGGATGGCGCAGCCGATGGCGATCATGACCACGGCGATGATATAGCCGTAACCCGGATTCATGCCGTTCAGCGTCCGGAAGAGCTGCGTCGTAATCACGAAATAGCGGACAGGCGTTCCCAGAAAGGCAGGGACCGCAAAGGCGCTCATGGTGGAGGCGAAGGTCAGCAAAAACGTCGAGAGGATGGCCGGCATCACAATGGGAAGCGTGATCTTCCGGATGATCTTCCAGCGGCTCGCGTGAAGGAGCGTCGCCGCTTCCTCGAGATTGGCGTCCATATTGCGCAGGATCCCCCCCACAAGGATATAGGCGAAGGGCGCGTAATGCAACCCCAGCACCACCGTAATGGGGATGGCCCCGTAGGCGAGCCAGTTGGGGGTGGGAATGCCGGTCACGGCCGTAAAAAGCCCCCGGGCGCCGCCGATATGGGAATTCCGGAACACATTGAGCCAGCCCATGGCCAGCGTCCAGGCGGGCATGATGTAGGGAAACACAAAAACCGTACTGATAAAGGACTTGAATCGGATATTGGAGCGGGTCACAAGCCAGGCTACGGATCCGCCCATGGAGATCGCGATAAAGCAGCTCCCGAGAGAAACGCGGATCGTATTCCACAGAGGCCGGTAAAAGATGTTCCGGCTGTTTTTGCCGTCCAGAAAGACCTTGTACCAGTGATAGAGCGTCAGATCCCCGGCCTTGGATCCCTTAATGCTTCTCACTTCCGAGGGATGCACGAGAAAGGAGTCCTTCAAAAGCGACAGCAGCGGAAACATCGTCAGAAAAAACAGCGCCGCGAACAAGAGCACGAGGATCAGGTTATGGGGTTTCCGGATAAAATTTTTAAAGCGGTTCCATAGCGACATAGAACCTCCCTTTGATTGATTTTATTTGTTGATGATGTCGTTGATAAATTCCTCCATTTTGGCGCGATTTTCATAGGTGAAGGCCGCGTTTTCCGGAACGAGCCGCGTTCGCCAGTACGTGAATTCCAGATCATCCTTGTTGGCTGGAACCGTGGGATTGCCCGAATACGTGCCCACATCGACGGACCAGGGCTTGAACCCTTCCTCGGTCATCAGATAGTCGAGGAAAAGTTTGGCCGCGTTGGGGTTTTTGGCGTTTTTGGTGAGGAGGGCAATCGTCGGGAAATAGAATCCCGCGAAGGGAACCGTATCGGGGAGCGGCTGCAGGGCCAGGTCCTTGGATTCCTCATAGCGGGCCTTGGCCAGCACAAAGAGCCCCAGCAGGAGCTTTTCCTGTTTTTTTGTGCCGACGTTTTCCGAAATGGTCGTATCGGAATTGCCCAAAACGGCATTGGCGAAAAATCCCGCGATCCAGCCGTAGGCGGCGTTTTCATACTCGCCCGCGTAGTCTTTTCCGTAGCGTTCCTTGTAGGCGGCGGCCAGTTTATCCGTCCATTCGGGGGAGAGCAGCATCGTCAGGAAATTCATGTTGACGCCCGCCACATTGGGGTCTTTAAACTGCACACGGTTCTTCCACTGGGGTTCCGTGAGCTCCCATACGTTTTTGATGACCGGCTCTTTCGTCGTTTCGTTATTGAAAATAAATACGGTGTTGTAATAGGCGAATACAAAGGGGTCCTGATCCTCGGGCGGCATGAGTTTTTTCATGTCCTCGGGCACATAATTGACCACGTATCCGGGGTTGATCAGCTCTCCGTAGATCCGGGCCCCGTCCTGGGCCAGGATCAGGTCCGCGCCGTAAACGTTTCCCGTCAGCTCCGTCGAGACTTTTTCGACAAGTTCCCCGTCCTTCATGCTGGCCGAGGTAACCTTGATCCCGTACATTGCTTCAAATTTCTTGGCCGAGCCCGATACCCGGGAAGTCGTCGTATAGACCGAGAGCGCGCCCTCTTTTTTCGCGGCTTCGATCAATTCCGCCGACGGGGCGGCATTCAGCAGCATTCCGGCAAGTCCCGCGCAAGTGAGCAGCAAAAACCATTTTTTCATCAGTTATCCTCCTGTGTCGTTCTTTATTTAGGTGAGTTTTTCATATCTACAGCTTTTTTGTTCTTTTGATTTATTCATCTAACGGACGCGCGGTGCGCGCCCCTACGGTGAAATGATTATTTACAGGATATTGTTTACGAATTCCTCGACCTCGGCCCGTTTTTCATAGGTCCGGGCGGGATCCTCGGGTACGAGGCGTTCACGCCAGAACTTGAAATCGAAATCGCCTTTGTTGGCGGGGATCTCCGGATTGCCCGAATAGGCCCCGACGTCGCTGGACCAGGGTTTAAAGCCTTCGGCGGTCATCAGGTAGTCGATAAAGAGCTTAGCCGCGTTGGGGTTTTTGGCGTTCTTGGTGAGCATCGTGAAAAGAGGATAGTAAAAGCCCGAGAAAGGTTTTACTTCCGTCATCGGTTTGAGCGCCAGATTTTTCGTCGCCTCATAGCGGCTTTTGGACAGCACGAAAAGTCCCGCGATTTCTTTTTCCTGCCCCTTGGTCCCGACGTTTTCGGATATGGTCGTGTCGGAATTCCCCATGACCGCGTTGGCGAAAAATCCCGCGATCCAAGCGTAGCCGGCGTTTTCGTATTCTCCGGCGTAGTCTTTGCCGTAGTGTTCCTTATATGCCGCGGCCAGCTTTCCGGCCCATTCGTCGGTCACCAGCATCGTGAGGAAATTGGCGTTGACCCCTTCGGTATTGGGATCCTTAAACTGGATCCTTCCCTTCCATTCAGGGTCCGTAAAGGCCCAGACGTTTTTCGCGGGTTCCGTTTCGTTCTTTTCATTGTTGAAAATAAAGACTTTGTTGATAAACTGGAAAATCAGGGGATTCTGATCGCCTTCAGGCATGAGTTTTTTCATGTCCTCGGGCACATAATTCACGAGATATCCGGGGTTGATCAATTCTCCGTAGACCCGGGCGCCGTCCTGGCAGATGACCATATCGGCGCCGGCCACGCCGTTTCCGACTTCCGTGGAAACTTTTTCCACAAGCTCCCCGTCCTTCAGGTTTGCGGTCTGGACCTTAATGCCGTATTTGGCCTCAAAGCTCTTGGCCGCCGAAGAGACCCGCGACGTCGTGGAATAAACGGTCAGGGTTCCCTCTTTCTTTGCCGCCGTCACCAGTTCGGCCGACGGCTCCGCCGAAATGATCGCGGCCGCGCACATGAGTCCGATGATCCATAAACAGATTTTTTTCATATTCTCCTCCGGAATTCTATTTTTATGAAAAATGTCGTAACATTTGATTTCTTTATAATATTACAATAAAAAGACAAAAAAGCAAGGGCTTTCCCTGCTTTTTTTGCAAGATTTTTTTCATTTTGCCTTATAAGGACATTCTGTCACAGACGAGTTTGCACATGATGTTCATCCCCGTGCGGATCGTCTCCTCGTCGGGGGTGAATTTGGCGTTGTGCAGGATACACTTGCCCTTGTTCGCGGCGCATTCGGTTCCGATCCAGAAGAAGACCGAGGGAACTTTCTTTGTGACGAAGGAAAAATCTTCCCCCGTGGGCAGCGGAAATTCCTGGATCCGGATGTTCTCTTTTCCCAAAAGAGGCGTCAGGGACCCGATGAGTTTCTGCGAAAGATCCGGGTCGTTCCAGATGAAATCATAGCCGTCGTAGTAATGGAGTTCTCCCGCGCAGCCGTGGGCGGCGGCGATGTCCTTGACGATATTGCCGAGACGGGATTTGATCCGGTTTACGACCTCGTCGGAAAAGGTCCGGACGGTCCCCTCGAGGATAACCTTATCGGGAATGACGTTGTAGCGGTCTCCACCGTTAATTTTTCCGATGGTGATCACGGCGTTTTCCGATGGCCCGAGATTGCGGCTGATAATACTCTGGAGCGTCGTCACGACGCCGGCCGCGGCCACAATGGCGTCCGCCCCCTCGTTGGGCAGCGAACCGTGGGCGCTTTTCCCTGTGATGACAATCTCGATCCTGTCCGAGCGGGAGTTGGCGACGCCGGGCCGAAAGGCGATTGTGCCTGTGGGGACGCCGAACACATGCATGGCGTAGGCCTCGTCGACTTTGGGGTTTTCCAAAATGCCCGCCTCCATCATGGCGCGGCTCCCTCCGGTGGGGGAAAGTTCCTCGGCGG contains these protein-coding regions:
- a CDS encoding ABC transporter ATP-binding protein translates to MPDIVLKNIVKKFGKSVAVENLSLDIADRDFITLLGPSGCGKTTTLRMIAGLENPTSGEILIGGVPVWSTEKGINVPPDKRNVGFLFQNYALWPHMTVRQNISFGLENLKWSKERIAAKLKELLEMLKIEAYVDRYPSELSGGQQQRVAIARTLATEPRVLFMDEPLSNLDAKLRMDMRTELKRLHLQSDSTFVYVTHDQLEAMMLSTKICLLKDGLLQQYAPPLTVYNEPANTFVGDFVGNPAINYLEGEITGETGEGILISADKLKLSFTPSEKCAALSGKKSVILGIRPEYVDIGGGEGSGTVWSVLPSGMETIVKVEVAGTVLTAVVFAGVEYKVGQELPLGFSGENCMLFDGESKALYGLGRLKILK
- a CDS encoding iron ABC transporter permease, whose amino-acid sequence is MSLWNRFKNFIRKPHNLILVLLFAALFFLTMFPLLSLLKDSFLVHPSEVRSIKGSKAGDLTLYHWYKVFLDGKNSRNIFYRPLWNTIRVSLGSCFIAISMGGSVAWLVTRSNIRFKSFISTVFVFPYIMPAWTLAMGWLNVFRNSHIGGARGLFTAVTGIPTPNWLAYGAIPITVVLGLHYAPFAYILVGGILRNMDANLEEAATLLHASRWKIIRKITLPIVMPAILSTFLLTFASTMSAFAVPAFLGTPVRYFVITTQLFRTLNGMNPGYGYIIAVVMIAIGCAILAFNQWITGKRKSYTTITGKSSQISLVDLRGFRNILSGAIIGILVFIALMPLVSFAVESFTMVSGRYALSNFTAEFWIGDGRVNVANGEPGILRNKYIYLGLWNSVKLSVSCALAAGTLGVLCGYAVVKGKMYRLSTFVNNLAFFPYLMPAMAFGAIYLSMFSKRNLFIPSLYGTFFLLVLVGTVKYLPFASRAGVNAMMQLSGEIEEAALIQGVGWWKRMTRIIFPIQKSSFLSGYLLPFISCMRELSLFILLITPANRILTTMLFQYNEKGWSQYANAINLLIIIVVVAFNIGVNKLTGASIDKGIGG
- a CDS encoding ABC transporter substrate-binding protein, producing the protein MKKWFLLLTCAGLAGMLLNAAPSAELIEAAKKEGALSVYTTTSRVSGSAKKFEAMYGIKVTSASMKDGELVEKVSTELTGNVYGADLILAQDGARIYGELINPGYVVNYVPEDMKKLMPPEDQDPFVFAYYNTVFIFNNETTKEPVIKNVWELTEPQWKNRVQFKDPNVAGVNMNFLTMLLSPEWTDKLAAAYKERYGKDYAGEYENAAYGWIAGFFANAVLGNSDTTISENVGTKKQEKLLLGLFVLAKARYEESKDLALQPLPDTVPFAGFYFPTIALLTKNAKNPNAAKLFLDYLMTEEGFKPWSVDVGTYSGNPTVPANKDDLEFTYWRTRLVPENAAFTYENRAKMEEFINDIINK
- a CDS encoding ABC transporter substrate-binding protein, with the protein product MKKICLWIIGLMCAAAIISAEPSAELVTAAKKEGTLTVYSTTSRVSSAAKSFEAKYGIKVQTANLKDGELVEKVSTEVGNGVAGADMVICQDGARVYGELINPGYLVNYVPEDMKKLMPEGDQNPLIFQFINKVFIFNNEKNETEPAKNVWAFTDPEWKGRIQFKDPNTEGVNANFLTMLVTDEWAGKLAAAYKEHYGKDYAGEYENAGYAWIAGFFANAVMGNSDTTISENVGTKGQEKEIAGLFVLSKSRYEATKNLALKPMTEVKPFSGFYYPLFTMLTKNAKNPNAAKLFIDYLMTAEGFKPWSSDVGAYSGNPEIPANKGDFDFKFWRERLVPEDPARTYEKRAEVEEFVNNIL
- a CDS encoding amidohydrolase: MNFEQITKEINEIYEDIVRFRRELHKIPELSGKERETSRKVAEKLKDLPLTIRENVGGNGILAELTGGKPGRTILLRADMDALPIAEDTGLAYSSEHPGAMHACGHDMHTAMLTGIATVLSKHKEELAGTVKFMFQPAEELSPTGGSRAMMEAGILENPKVDEAYAMHVFGVPTGTIAFRPGVANSRSDRIEIVITGKSAHGSLPNEGADAIVAAAGVVTTLQSIISRNLGPSENAVITIGKINGGDRYNVIPDKVILEGTVRTFSDEVVNRIKSRLGNIVKDIAAAHGCAGELHYYDGYDFIWNDPDLSQKLIGSLTPLLGKENIRIQEFPLPTGEDFSFVTKKVPSVFFWIGTECAANKGKCILHNAKFTPDEETIRTGMNIMCKLVCDRMSL